In one Streptomyces marincola genomic region, the following are encoded:
- the lgt gene encoding prolipoprotein diacylglyceryl transferase: MDILAAFPSPSESGIDLGPRELRYYALCIIIGVFVAIWLGGRRWVKRGGRPGTVADIAVWAVPFGLIGARIYHVVTDYQLYFGDGRDWVDAFRIWDGGIGIWGAVAGGAVGAWIACRRRGIALPPMADAIAPGIAFAQAIGRWGNWFNQELYGRATDVPWAVEIDNGLDNGTFHPTFLYESLWCVGVGVLVIWADRRFRLGHGRAFALYVAGYTAGRFWIEYLRIDEAHEFLGLRLNNWTSLVVFLAAVAYFVISARRAPGREEQVEPAAPDDDDAADGAAAEKSAAQEPGAERDEKPAGAEDGKREAKQDKPADKPELRKNASAGASGDGTGAEAAKQ; the protein is encoded by the coding sequence ATGGACATCCTTGCCGCCTTTCCCAGCCCGAGCGAGAGCGGGATCGATCTCGGACCGCGCGAGCTCCGCTACTACGCGCTGTGCATCATCATCGGTGTCTTCGTCGCCATCTGGCTCGGCGGTCGCCGCTGGGTCAAGCGCGGCGGTAGGCCGGGCACGGTCGCCGACATCGCCGTGTGGGCGGTGCCGTTCGGCCTGATCGGTGCCCGGATCTACCACGTGGTCACCGACTACCAGCTCTACTTCGGCGACGGCCGCGACTGGGTCGACGCCTTCAGGATCTGGGACGGCGGCATCGGCATCTGGGGTGCCGTCGCGGGCGGCGCGGTCGGCGCGTGGATCGCCTGCCGCCGCCGGGGGATCGCGCTGCCGCCCATGGCGGACGCGATCGCCCCCGGCATCGCGTTCGCGCAGGCCATCGGGCGCTGGGGCAACTGGTTCAACCAGGAGCTGTACGGCCGGGCCACGGACGTGCCGTGGGCCGTGGAGATCGACAACGGGCTGGACAACGGCACGTTCCACCCGACGTTCCTGTACGAGTCGCTGTGGTGCGTGGGCGTCGGCGTCCTGGTCATCTGGGCCGACCGGCGCTTCCGGCTCGGGCACGGGCGGGCCTTCGCGCTGTACGTGGCCGGCTACACGGCGGGCCGGTTCTGGATCGAGTACCTGCGCATCGACGAGGCGCACGAGTTCCTCGGCCTCCGGCTGAACAACTGGACCTCGCTCGTCGTGTTCCTCGCCGCCGTGGCCTACTTCGTGATCTCCGCGCGCCGCGCCCCGGGCCGCGAGGAGCAGGTCGAGCCGGCCGCGCCGGACGACGACGATGCCGCCGACGGCGCGGCGGCGGAGAAGTCCGCGGCGCAGGAGCCGGGGGCCGAGCGGGACGAGAAGCCGGCGGGGGCCGAGGACGGGAAGCGGGAAGCGAAGCAGGACAAGCCGGCGGACAAGCCGGAGCTGAGGAAGAACGCCTCGGCCGGGGCGTCCGGCGACGGCACAGGGGCCGAGGCGGCCAAGCAGTAG
- a CDS encoding DsbA family protein, producing the protein MSQGNREGRRSARERLREERERERAAERRKRSAKVAGTAVAVLAVATGIGVIAANGGDDGENAPAAEPIAVGETSAPATMAIYEDFRCPACGQFENTFGETIRDLTDEGKLRVDYHLVSIIDGNMGGNGSKFAANAALCARDAGAFQEYHDLLFAHQPAESDDAFADKARLIDLAGDVDGLDTASFRSCVEDGSHEEWVSSANAGFLDSDFTGTPTVLLQGEDIYGAADEPLTPERLRERVEEIAGSEG; encoded by the coding sequence GTGAGCCAAGGGAATCGAGAGGGCAGGCGCAGCGCCCGCGAACGGCTGCGCGAGGAGCGGGAACGGGAACGGGCCGCGGAGCGGCGCAAGCGCTCGGCCAAGGTCGCCGGGACAGCCGTGGCCGTGCTGGCCGTCGCCACCGGGATCGGCGTCATCGCGGCGAACGGCGGCGACGACGGGGAGAACGCCCCGGCGGCCGAGCCGATCGCCGTGGGCGAGACCTCGGCCCCCGCCACGATGGCCATCTACGAGGACTTCCGCTGCCCGGCCTGCGGCCAGTTCGAGAACACCTTCGGCGAGACCATCCGCGACCTGACGGACGAGGGCAAGCTGCGCGTCGACTACCACCTGGTGTCGATCATCGACGGCAACATGGGAGGCAACGGCTCGAAGTTCGCCGCGAACGCCGCCCTGTGCGCCCGGGACGCCGGCGCCTTCCAGGAGTACCACGACCTGCTGTTCGCGCATCAGCCGGCCGAGAGCGACGACGCGTTCGCCGACAAGGCCCGCCTGATCGACCTGGCAGGCGACGTCGACGGCCTCGACACGGCGTCGTTCCGCTCGTGCGTGGAGGACGGCTCGCACGAGGAGTGGGTGAGCAGCGCCAACGCCGGCTTCCTCGACTCCGACTTCACCGGAACGCCCACGGTGCTGCTCCAGGGGGAGGACATCTACGGGGCCGCCGACGAGCCCCTCACACCCGAGCGGCTGCGCGAGCGCGTCGAGGAGATCGCCGGATCGGAGGGCTGA
- a CDS encoding class I SAM-dependent methyltransferase: MSWTGDVYAAALRTGRGPLFLRRADGRRLRLDVERWCAGPDAADRSVLVRCTGSVLDIGCGPGRMVIALARAARPALGIDTSPAAVARTRSRGGTALLRSVFQALPAEGRWGSVLLMDGNAGIGGDPVALLRRVRRLTAPGGLLLAEAAPTDIDERLHVRLDDGTGPVGPPFPWARLGPAALCASGESAGWVPLGSWAVHGRAFIALGNPRATR, translated from the coding sequence GTGAGCTGGACCGGCGACGTCTACGCCGCCGCCCTGCGCACCGGCCGGGGCCCGCTGTTCCTGCGCCGCGCCGACGGGCGGCGGCTGCGCCTGGACGTCGAACGCTGGTGCGCGGGCCCCGACGCGGCCGACCGCAGCGTCCTGGTCCGCTGCACGGGCAGCGTCCTCGACATCGGCTGCGGCCCCGGCCGCATGGTCATCGCCCTGGCCCGCGCCGCGCGCCCCGCGCTCGGCATCGACACCTCGCCGGCCGCCGTCGCCCGCACCCGCAGCCGCGGCGGAACGGCCCTGCTGCGGTCGGTCTTCCAGGCCCTGCCGGCCGAGGGCCGCTGGGGGAGCGTGCTGCTGATGGACGGGAACGCGGGCATCGGCGGCGACCCCGTCGCGCTGCTGCGCCGCGTCAGGCGGCTGACCGCGCCCGGCGGGCTGCTGCTGGCCGAGGCCGCGCCGACCGACATCGACGAGCGCCTCCACGTCCGCCTCGACGACGGAACGGGCCCGGTCGGCCCGCCGTTCCCCTGGGCGAGGCTCGGGCCCGCCGCGCTGTGCGCGAGCGGCGAGTCGGCCGGCTGGGTGCCGCTGGGGAGCTGGGCCGTGCACGGCAGGGCGTTCATCGCCCTCGGCAATCCCCGCGCCACCCGGTGA
- a CDS encoding TIGR04282 family arsenosugar biosynthesis glycosyltransferase, with protein sequence MTAGPPDGAATLLVIAKEPVPGRVKTRLTPPCTPEEAARLAEAALADTLRTLLRVPARRRLLVLAGRPGPWLPPGFDVVAQRGTGGLDQRIAAAFTHCPGPALLVGMDTPQLTPALLAPATAADAWPPGRAWFGPAADGGFWALGMARPRPALVLGVPMSTPSTGRRQRHRLVEAGLDVRDLPVLRDVDTAADAARIAREAPGGRFAAAWAALRAGAAT encoded by the coding sequence GTGACCGCCGGGCCCCCGGACGGCGCGGCCACCCTCCTGGTCATCGCCAAGGAGCCCGTGCCCGGCCGCGTCAAGACCCGCCTCACCCCGCCCTGCACCCCTGAGGAGGCCGCCCGCCTGGCCGAGGCGGCGCTGGCCGACACCCTCCGCACGCTGCTGCGCGTGCCCGCGCGGCGGCGCCTGCTCGTGCTCGCCGGCCGCCCCGGACCGTGGCTGCCGCCCGGCTTCGACGTCGTGGCGCAGCGCGGCACCGGCGGCCTCGACCAGCGGATCGCCGCCGCGTTCACCCACTGCCCCGGCCCCGCGCTGCTCGTCGGCATGGACACCCCGCAGCTCACCCCCGCGCTGCTCGCACCCGCGACCGCGGCCGACGCCTGGCCACCGGGCCGCGCCTGGTTCGGGCCCGCGGCCGACGGCGGCTTCTGGGCCCTCGGCATGGCCAGGCCCAGGCCCGCGCTCGTCCTCGGCGTCCCCATGTCCACCCCGTCCACCGGCCGGCGCCAGCGCCACCGGCTCGTCGAGGCCGGACTCGACGTGCGCGACCTGCCCGTGCTGCGCGACGTGGACACCGCCGCCGACGCCGCGCGGATCGCGCGGGAGGCGCCCGGCGGGCGGTTCGCGGCGGCCTGGGCCGCGCTGCGCGCCGGCGCCGCCACGTGA
- a CDS encoding glycosyltransferase family 2 protein, producing MRGVTTSPPTRGDLVLPCLNEAEALPWVLDRVPDGWRAVVVDNGSTDGSPALAERLGAHVVHEPRRGFGAACHAGLLAATGDLVAFCDCDASLDPAELPRVAAPVGTGAADLVLARRRPTARGAWPLHARLGNRALSRMVRNRTGVRLRDLGPMRVARRAALLGLGLTDRRSGYPLQMVVLAAEAGWRIEETDIAYRPRTGRSKVTGTWRGTWQAVGDMRAVLR from the coding sequence GTGAGGGGCGTGACCACCTCCCCACCGACGCGGGGCGACCTGGTGCTGCCCTGCCTGAACGAGGCCGAGGCGCTGCCCTGGGTGCTCGACCGCGTCCCCGACGGCTGGCGGGCCGTCGTCGTCGACAACGGCTCGACCGACGGCTCCCCGGCCCTGGCCGAACGGCTCGGCGCGCACGTCGTGCACGAGCCCCGCCGCGGCTTCGGCGCCGCCTGCCACGCCGGACTGCTCGCCGCCACCGGCGACCTCGTGGCGTTCTGCGACTGCGACGCCTCCCTCGACCCGGCCGAACTGCCGCGCGTCGCCGCCCCCGTCGGCACGGGCGCCGCCGACCTCGTGCTGGCCCGCCGCCGCCCCACCGCGCGCGGCGCCTGGCCCCTGCACGCGCGGCTGGGCAACCGCGCCCTGTCCCGCATGGTCCGCAACCGCACCGGCGTGCGGCTGCGCGACCTCGGACCCATGCGCGTCGCGCGCCGCGCCGCGCTCCTCGGCCTCGGCCTCACCGACCGGCGCAGCGGCTACCCGTTGCAGATGGTGGTCCTGGCCGCCGAGGCCGGCTGGCGCATCGAGGAGACCGACATCGCCTACCGGCCGCGCACCGGCCGCTCGAAGGTCACCGGCACCTGGCGCGGCACCTGGCAGGCCGTCGGCGACATGCGGGCGGTGCTCAGGTGA
- a CDS encoding NAD-dependent epimerase/dehydratase family protein has protein sequence MRVLVTGGAGFIGSHIVAELLARGHEPVVLDIRPAAPGVDAHRADIRDARAVARALAGVDAVCHQAAVVGLGQGFADATDYVGVNDLGTAVLLAAMAAEGVGGLVLAGSMVVYGEGRYDCPRHGRVRPGPRTPERLDAGRFEPPCPSCGASLLPGLVTEDAAPDPRNVYATTKLAQEHLAAAWARSTGGRAISLRYHNVYGDGMPRDTPYAGVAAFFRSALAAGRPPRVFEDGGQRRDFVHVTDVAAANATALSALAAGPRGALRAYNTGSGEPRTVGEMARALAAAHGGPEPVVTGEYRLGDVRHVTADSARLRAELGWRPRVGFAEGMARFARAPLAPVPAA, from the coding sequence ATGCGTGTACTGGTGACAGGAGGAGCCGGGTTCATCGGCTCGCACATCGTGGCCGAACTGCTGGCCCGGGGGCACGAGCCGGTCGTGCTCGACATCCGCCCGGCCGCCCCCGGCGTCGACGCGCACCGCGCCGACATCCGCGACGCCCGGGCCGTGGCCCGCGCGCTCGCCGGCGTGGACGCCGTCTGCCACCAGGCGGCGGTCGTGGGACTCGGGCAGGGCTTCGCGGACGCGACGGACTACGTCGGCGTCAACGACCTGGGCACGGCCGTGCTGCTGGCCGCGATGGCCGCCGAGGGCGTCGGCGGCCTGGTGCTCGCCGGATCCATGGTCGTCTACGGCGAGGGCCGCTACGACTGCCCCCGGCACGGCCGGGTGCGCCCAGGGCCGCGGACACCGGAGCGGCTTGACGCCGGCCGGTTCGAACCGCCCTGCCCGTCGTGCGGCGCGTCCCTGCTGCCCGGCCTCGTCACCGAGGACGCCGCGCCCGACCCGCGCAACGTCTACGCCACGACGAAACTCGCGCAGGAGCACCTGGCCGCCGCGTGGGCCCGTTCGACCGGGGGGCGGGCCATCAGCCTGCGCTACCACAACGTGTACGGCGACGGCATGCCGAGGGACACGCCGTACGCGGGGGTGGCGGCGTTCTTCCGGTCGGCGCTGGCCGCGGGCCGGCCGCCCCGGGTCTTCGAGGACGGCGGGCAGCGGCGGGACTTCGTCCACGTCACGGACGTCGCGGCGGCGAACGCGACCGCGCTGTCCGCGCTCGCCGCGGGGCCGAGGGGAGCGCTGCGCGCCTACAACACCGGCAGCGGCGAGCCGCGCACTGTCGGGGAGATGGCCCGCGCGCTCGCCGCCGCCCACGGCGGCCCCGAGCCGGTGGTCACCGGCGAGTACCGGCTCGGGGACGTGCGGCACGTCACGGCGGACTCCGCGCGCCTGCGCGCGGAGCTCGGCTGGCGGCCACGGGTCGGCTTCGCCGAGGGCATGGCCCGCTTCGCCCGCGCCCCGCTGGCCCCGGTGCCCGCGGCCTGA
- a CDS encoding DUF1266 domain-containing protein produces the protein MGKQGEAGHMPWEPPTAVEQQLYQAGAGGDWQAFFEVLAGTDLYFPMSRELMDAAPGSIPFRPFKDPNFDGLALAVFTRGLLEHPVGDRVFERSDLVSLAKVWPRSVRWLAVNPGTPAETFLPADPKRWKKHGRHAVPERQLKTLWTGHRHGALAHGMACGALLMVNNGAVWNHLGWQWGGYTEEKELLGRWWGVGGRPEWLGTVERLLRGEVVSPAWEFALRVRQALMQEHGTPPDAVRWRETAERVLVARTAEVVDRTGRPPEFDLDADIALTQELIGRILRYEARFRADGLLDGGSCVRSVLAWDYGRASCMARWGLGARYAEREESERALLRAGEASRQVYRSWAEFAIGFVLGRCLHFDSEEFGDWYTDMVAVHQILSTDPESPWLSVPWEQSAPDRTER, from the coding sequence ATGGGGAAGCAGGGGGAGGCGGGCCACATGCCGTGGGAGCCGCCGACGGCGGTCGAACAGCAGCTCTACCAGGCCGGGGCCGGTGGGGACTGGCAGGCGTTCTTCGAGGTGCTTGCCGGTACCGACCTGTACTTCCCGATGTCGCGCGAGCTGATGGACGCGGCACCGGGCAGCATCCCGTTCCGCCCGTTCAAGGACCCGAACTTCGACGGCCTCGCGCTGGCCGTCTTCACCCGGGGCCTGCTCGAACACCCGGTGGGCGATCGGGTGTTCGAGCGCAGTGACCTGGTGTCGCTCGCCAAGGTGTGGCCCCGGTCCGTCCGCTGGCTCGCGGTGAACCCCGGCACGCCGGCCGAGACGTTCCTGCCCGCCGACCCCAAGCGCTGGAAGAAGCACGGCAGGCACGCGGTCCCGGAACGGCAGCTGAAGACCCTGTGGACCGGCCACCGGCACGGCGCGCTGGCGCACGGCATGGCCTGCGGCGCGCTGCTCATGGTCAACAACGGCGCCGTCTGGAACCACCTCGGCTGGCAGTGGGGCGGCTACACCGAGGAGAAGGAGCTGCTGGGGCGCTGGTGGGGCGTCGGCGGTCGCCCGGAGTGGCTGGGCACGGTCGAACGGCTGCTGCGCGGCGAGGTGGTCTCCCCGGCCTGGGAGTTCGCGCTGCGCGTGCGGCAGGCCCTCATGCAGGAGCACGGCACGCCGCCCGACGCGGTGCGGTGGCGCGAGACCGCGGAACGGGTCCTGGTGGCGCGGACGGCCGAGGTCGTCGACAGGACCGGCCGGCCGCCGGAGTTCGACCTGGACGCGGACATCGCGCTGACACAGGAGCTGATCGGCCGCATCCTGCGCTACGAGGCGCGCTTCCGCGCCGACGGGCTGCTCGACGGCGGGTCCTGCGTCCGTTCCGTCCTCGCCTGGGACTACGGCCGCGCCTCCTGCATGGCCCGCTGGGGCCTGGGCGCCCGGTACGCGGAACGCGAGGAGAGCGAGCGGGCGCTGCTGCGGGCCGGGGAGGCCAGCAGGCAGGTGTACAGGTCCTGGGCGGAGTTCGCGATCGGGTTCGTCCTCGGCCGCTGCCTGCACTTCGACAGCGAGGAGTTCGGCGACTGGTACACCGACATGGTCGCCGTGCACCAGATCCTGAGCACCGACCCGGAGAGCCCCTGGCTCAGCGTCCCCTGGGAGCAGTCGGCCCCCGACCGCACGGAACGCTGA
- the trpA gene encoding tryptophan synthase subunit alpha, whose product MSGDAQGLAGALAAARSENRAALIGYYPAGFPTLEGGIRAVIAMVEGGCDIIEIGLPHSDPVLDGPIIQTADDIALRGGIRISGVLRTVREVRAATGVPVLCMTYWNPVDRYGPERFAAELAEAGGAGCILPDLPLEESEQWRKAAERHGLATVFVVAPSSKDERIAAITAAGSGFVYAASLMGVTGTRESVSRDAADLVRRVRATTPLPVCVGLGVSNAVQASEVATFADGVIVGSAFVRRVLEHRDDEAAALRELRELAADLTRGARNRG is encoded by the coding sequence GTGAGCGGCGACGCACAGGGGCTGGCCGGTGCGCTCGCCGCGGCCAGGAGTGAGAACCGGGCGGCCCTCATCGGCTACTACCCGGCCGGCTTCCCCACCCTCGAAGGCGGCATCCGCGCCGTGATCGCGATGGTCGAGGGCGGCTGCGACATCATCGAGATCGGCCTCCCGCACAGCGACCCGGTGCTCGACGGCCCCATCATCCAGACCGCGGACGACATCGCGCTGCGCGGCGGGATCCGCATCTCGGGCGTGCTGCGCACCGTGCGCGAGGTGCGCGCGGCCACCGGCGTTCCCGTGCTGTGCATGACCTACTGGAACCCGGTGGACCGCTACGGGCCCGAACGCTTCGCCGCCGAGCTGGCCGAGGCGGGCGGCGCCGGCTGCATCCTGCCCGACCTGCCGCTTGAGGAGTCGGAGCAGTGGCGCAAGGCCGCGGAGCGGCACGGCCTCGCCACCGTCTTCGTCGTCGCGCCGAGCAGCAAGGACGAGCGGATCGCCGCGATCACCGCGGCCGGCAGCGGATTCGTCTACGCGGCCTCGCTGATGGGGGTCACCGGCACTCGCGAGTCCGTCAGCCGGGACGCGGCCGACCTCGTGCGCCGGGTCCGCGCCACCACGCCGCTGCCGGTGTGCGTCGGGCTCGGCGTGTCCAACGCGGTGCAGGCGTCGGAGGTCGCGACCTTCGCGGACGGCGTGATCGTCGGCTCGGCGTTCGTGCGGCGCGTCCTGGAGCACCGCGACGACGAGGCCGCGGCCCTGCGGGAGCTGCGCGAGCTCGCCGCCGACCTGACGCGCGGCGCACGCAACCGGGGCTGA
- the trpB gene encoding tryptophan synthase subunit beta, producing MPAAHFHPDPEGRVPAAGGYFGAFGGTFIPEALRAAVEEVAAEYEKAKADPAFAAELDDLLVHYTGRPSPLTEVPRFGAEAGGARVFLKREDLNHTGSHKINNVLGQALLTRRMGKTRVIAETGAGQHGVATATACALFGLECTIYMGEVDTERQALNVARMRMLGAEVVPVTSGSRTLKDAINEAFRDWVANVAHTHYLFGTVAGPHPFPALVRDFHRVIGVEARRQIQERAGRLPDAVVACVGGGSNAIGLFHAFIPDAGVRLVGCEAAGHGVESGEHAATLTAGEPGILHGSRSYVLQDDEGQITEPYSISAGLDYPGIGPEHAYLKDAGRGEYRPVTDDQAMRALRLLSRTEGIIPAIESAHALAGALDLGRELGEDGLILVNLSGRGDKDMDTAARYFGLYDGADNGGEGDTK from the coding sequence ATGCCCGCCGCACACTTCCATCCCGATCCCGAAGGCCGTGTCCCGGCCGCGGGCGGATACTTCGGTGCCTTCGGCGGCACCTTCATCCCCGAGGCCCTGCGGGCCGCCGTCGAGGAGGTCGCCGCCGAGTACGAGAAGGCGAAGGCCGATCCCGCGTTCGCCGCGGAACTCGACGACCTGCTCGTCCACTACACCGGCCGCCCCAGTCCGCTGACCGAGGTGCCGCGGTTCGGCGCCGAGGCCGGCGGGGCCCGGGTCTTCCTCAAGCGCGAGGACCTCAACCACACCGGCTCCCACAAGATCAACAACGTGCTCGGCCAGGCGCTGCTCACCCGCCGCATGGGCAAGACCCGCGTCATCGCCGAGACCGGCGCCGGCCAGCACGGCGTGGCCACCGCGACCGCCTGCGCGCTGTTCGGCCTCGAATGCACCATCTACATGGGCGAGGTCGACACCGAGCGCCAGGCGCTGAACGTGGCGCGCATGCGGATGCTGGGCGCCGAGGTCGTGCCCGTCACCTCGGGCAGCCGCACCCTGAAGGACGCCATCAACGAGGCGTTCCGCGACTGGGTGGCGAACGTCGCCCACACGCACTACCTGTTCGGCACCGTCGCGGGGCCGCACCCGTTCCCCGCGCTGGTCCGCGACTTCCACCGGGTCATCGGCGTCGAGGCCCGCCGCCAGATCCAGGAGCGCGCCGGGCGGCTGCCCGACGCCGTCGTCGCCTGCGTCGGCGGCGGCTCCAACGCCATCGGCCTGTTCCACGCCTTCATCCCCGACGCCGGGGTCCGCCTGGTCGGCTGCGAGGCCGCCGGTCACGGCGTGGAGTCCGGCGAGCACGCCGCCACGCTGACGGCGGGGGAGCCCGGCATCCTGCACGGCTCGCGGTCCTACGTCCTCCAGGACGACGAGGGGCAGATCACCGAGCCGTACTCCATCTCCGCCGGCCTCGACTACCCGGGCATCGGCCCCGAGCACGCCTACCTCAAGGACGCGGGCCGGGGGGAGTACCGGCCGGTCACGGACGACCAGGCGATGCGGGCGCTGCGGCTGCTGTCGCGCACCGAGGGCATCATCCCGGCCATCGAGAGCGCCCACGCGCTGGCCGGCGCCCTCGACCTGGGCCGGGAGCTGGGCGAGGACGGCCTGATCCTGGTCAACCTCTCCGGCAGGGGCGACAAGGACATGGACACCGCGGCCCGGTACTTCGGGCTCTACGACGGTGCGGACAACGGCGGCGAAGGGGACACGAAGTGA
- the trpC gene encoding indole-3-glycerol phosphate synthase TrpC, whose protein sequence is MSVLDEIIDGVRADLAERQARVGLDELKAAAARAPRARDGVAALKGESVTVICEVKRSSPSKGALAAIADPAGLAADYEAGGAAAISVLTERRRFGGSLEDLAAVRARVDIPVLRKDFVVTAYQLWEARAHGADLVLLIVAALEQDALVSLVERAESIGLTPLVEAHDEEEAQRALDAGAKIIGVNARNLKTLEVDRSTFARVAPEIPDHIVKVAESGVRGPHDLIAYANEGADAVLVGESLVTGRDPRAAVADLVAAGAHPALRQGR, encoded by the coding sequence GTGAGTGTGCTCGACGAGATCATCGACGGAGTCCGCGCCGATCTGGCCGAACGGCAGGCCCGCGTGGGGCTCGACGAACTGAAGGCGGCGGCGGCCCGCGCGCCCCGGGCCAGGGACGGCGTGGCCGCGCTCAAGGGCGAGAGCGTCACGGTGATCTGCGAGGTCAAGCGGTCCAGCCCCTCCAAGGGCGCGCTGGCCGCCATCGCCGATCCCGCAGGGCTCGCCGCCGACTACGAGGCGGGCGGCGCGGCGGCCATCTCGGTGCTGACCGAGCGGCGCCGCTTCGGCGGCTCCCTCGAAGACCTGGCCGCCGTCCGGGCCCGGGTGGACATCCCCGTGCTGCGCAAGGACTTCGTGGTCACCGCCTACCAGTTGTGGGAGGCGCGCGCGCACGGCGCCGACCTGGTGCTGCTCATCGTCGCCGCCCTGGAGCAGGACGCGCTCGTGTCGCTGGTCGAGCGGGCCGAGTCCATCGGCCTCACCCCGCTCGTCGAGGCGCACGACGAGGAGGAGGCGCAGCGCGCCCTGGACGCCGGCGCCAAGATCATCGGGGTGAACGCCCGGAACCTGAAGACGCTCGAAGTGGACCGTTCCACCTTCGCGCGCGTCGCCCCCGAGATCCCCGACCACATCGTCAAGGTGGCCGAGTCCGGCGTGCGCGGTCCGCACGACCTGATCGCCTACGCCAACGAGGGCGCCGACGCCGTGCTGGTCGGCGAGTCCCTGGTCACCGGCCGCGATCCGCGGGCCGCCGTCGCCGACCTGGTGGCGGCCGGCGCCCACCCCGCGCTGCGGCAGGGGCGCTGA
- a CDS encoding DUF2752 domain-containing protein: protein MPLRRSRSRPPRPPGRVPGAVLGPLAALAVAGAAFGYVAVVDPNEPGHYPACPLLSLTGLHCPGCGGLRSAHALAHGDPVGALRANALVAAGCAVAAALLAGRFAAAQRGGPAPGRGRPVLRRAHGLALGALVFAFTLVRNTPAGATLVP, encoded by the coding sequence GTGCCCCTCCGCCGCTCCCGGTCCCGCCCGCCCCGCCCGCCCGGCCGCGTTCCCGGTGCCGTCCTCGGGCCCCTGGCCGCGCTCGCGGTGGCCGGCGCCGCGTTCGGATACGTGGCCGTCGTCGACCCGAACGAGCCGGGCCACTACCCCGCCTGCCCGCTGCTCTCCCTCACCGGCCTGCACTGCCCGGGCTGCGGCGGGCTGCGCAGCGCCCACGCCCTCGCGCACGGCGACCCGGTCGGGGCCCTGCGGGCCAACGCGCTGGTCGCCGCGGGCTGCGCGGTGGCGGCGGCGCTGCTCGCGGGCCGGTTCGCCGCCGCGCAGCGCGGCGGCCCGGCCCCCGGCCGGGGCCGACCGGTGCTCCGGAGGGCGCACGGCCTGGCGCTTGGCGCCCTCGTTTTCGCGTTCACGCTCGTGCGGAACACGCCCGCTGGGGCCACCCTGGTGCCCTGA
- a CDS encoding HGxxPAAW family protein: MAGHSHHGNTPAAWTAVLIVFVGFSIGSAYTVMAEPLGVLAGAVVVALGGVVGLVMRAMGLGQPTTPARPATASATAAGATATAAVPAPASGESEQKSTTVSG; encoded by the coding sequence ATGGCGGGCCACTCCCACCACGGAAACACCCCTGCCGCCTGGACGGCCGTCCTCATCGTCTTTGTCGGCTTCTCCATCGGCAGCGCCTACACGGTGATGGCCGAGCCGCTCGGCGTCCTCGCCGGCGCGGTCGTCGTCGCGCTCGGCGGCGTCGTCGGCCTGGTGATGCGCGCGATGGGCCTGGGGCAGCCCACGACGCCGGCCAGGCCCGCCACCGCGTCCGCGACCGCCGCCGGCGCCACCGCCACGGCCGCCGTGCCCGCCCCCGCGTCGGGCGAGAGCGAGCAGAAGAGCACCACCGTCAGCGGCTGA
- a CDS encoding TIGR02234 family membrane protein: MKRDPAAGTSSSATRRSLGAALLSGAAGAAVVLVSAGQTWGEAEAVVGGAELPVSVSGSDVSGLPSACALVGLAALVAVFAVRRTGRAVVAALLALSGAAAIGSALLGAGDTGALEDNAAATMGLAEAAVTGVEHTGWPWFSALGGLLLLCAGLLALSYGRHWPAMSGRYERSARRAPRGGTAAAERPEDIWRALDRGEDPT, from the coding sequence GTGAAGCGTGACCCCGCCGCCGGTACCAGCAGCAGCGCGACGCGCCGTTCCCTCGGCGCCGCGCTGCTCAGCGGCGCGGCCGGGGCCGCCGTCGTGCTGGTCTCCGCCGGGCAGACCTGGGGCGAGGCCGAGGCCGTCGTGGGCGGCGCCGAGCTGCCGGTGAGCGTGAGCGGCAGCGACGTGTCGGGCCTGCCGAGCGCGTGCGCGCTGGTGGGACTCGCCGCGCTGGTCGCGGTGTTCGCGGTGCGCCGCACCGGGCGCGCCGTCGTCGCCGCGCTGCTCGCGCTGAGCGGGGCCGCCGCGATCGGCTCCGCGCTGCTCGGGGCCGGGGACACCGGGGCCCTTGAGGACAACGCGGCCGCGACGATGGGGCTGGCCGAGGCCGCCGTGACCGGCGTGGAGCACACCGGGTGGCCGTGGTTCTCCGCGCTCGGCGGCCTGCTGCTGCTGTGCGCGGGGCTGCTCGCCCTCAGCTACGGCAGGCACTGGCCCGCGATGTCCGGCAGGTACGAGCGTTCCGCGCGCCGCGCGCCGCGCGGCGGCACGGCCGCCGCCGAGCGGCCCGAGGACATCTGGCGGGCGCTCGACCGCGGCGAGGACCCGACCTGA